From the genome of Verrucomicrobiaceae bacterium, one region includes:
- a CDS encoding IS630 family transposase: protein MARPCITLNLENATLEEVCVAMDCTPTKKGFRRLQALRWLYEGKSREQVADLSGFSLRQVLRFIQVFNLAGLDGLIPGRSSGRRRILPKEQVSDKILPLIEDPSLAGQSHWTAVKLHGWIKQNLQTQLGYSTTVRYLHEHDYRIKVPRPWPLNQDEDKRQAFCEKLQRWVADPSVDLWFSDESGFEGDPRPRRTWTKIGKVRHSPYLGEHIRYNVFGAVRPKDGRLGALLFNLCDSVTFQVFLDTLAEENPHVAGRRAILVLDNASWHKTKSLNWHHFEPEYLPPRSPDLNAIERLWLRMKADWFNGWIAKTSEQLQDRIIESLRSLFDQPSILQSQCRPKTRL from the coding sequence TTGGAAGAGGTCTGCGTGGCGATGGATTGCACGCCCACGAAGAAGGGCTTTCGTCGGCTTCAAGCGCTGCGCTGGCTTTATGAAGGCAAGAGCCGCGAGCAAGTCGCTGACCTCTCAGGCTTCAGCCTGCGGCAGGTTTTGCGCTTCATCCAAGTCTTCAATCTCGCCGGCCTTGATGGTCTCATTCCTGGACGCAGCAGCGGGCGTCGCCGCATCCTGCCCAAGGAACAGGTGAGCGATAAAATCCTACCTCTCATCGAAGACCCCTCACTGGCCGGACAAAGCCACTGGACCGCTGTGAAATTGCACGGCTGGATCAAGCAGAACCTGCAAACCCAGCTCGGCTACAGCACCACCGTGCGCTATCTCCACGAGCACGACTACCGCATCAAGGTTCCGCGCCCTTGGCCGCTCAATCAGGATGAGGACAAGCGCCAAGCCTTCTGCGAAAAGCTCCAGCGCTGGGTGGCCGATCCGAGCGTCGACCTGTGGTTCAGCGACGAAAGCGGCTTTGAAGGCGATCCGCGCCCGCGCCGTACCTGGACCAAGATCGGCAAGGTGCGCCACTCACCCTATCTCGGTGAGCACATCCGCTACAATGTGTTTGGCGCAGTGCGGCCCAAAGATGGAAGGCTCGGCGCACTGCTCTTCAACCTGTGCGACAGCGTCACTTTTCAGGTGTTCCTCGACACTCTGGCCGAAGAGAATCCGCACGTGGCAGGACGCCGCGCCATCCTGGTGCTCGACAACGCCTCATGGCACAAGACCAAGAGTCTTAACTGGCACCACTTTGAGCCCGAGTATCTGCCACCACGCTCGCCCGATCTCAACGCCATCGAACGCTTGTGGCTGCGCATGAAGGCCGACTGGTTCAACGGCTGGATCGCCAAGACTTCCGAGCAACTTCAGGACCGTATCATCGAGTCCCTACGCTCTTTGTTCGACCAGCCATCCATCCTTCAGTCCCAGTGCCGCCCAAAGACGCGTTTATGA